The DNA window gcacaCTGTGTGGCCAGAGTGATTCATCAATACAGAGCGGGTCTTTGTCCACTAATTAAATGACCTCAGACTCGTCCATTagcttaagtgtgtgtgtgcgtggcgcCCTCTTCTTGGACACAGTGGGGTTTTAGCTAAGCTTGTTCAACACAATGGACTACAATAAACTGTACCTCCGTTTTAATTGTTGGCACTGAACACAATGCCCTGAACTAGTGGCTTGGGGCCTGTTTAAGTTCAGCTCATTATGTTTTAGGGCTAGGGAGTGCTGATTCTGATTCAGTTGTTACAGACCGTGACTACTGTCTCCAATGTTAGGACGCTCTGTGGGAATACGCTAAGGTCTAGGCCTAGAGATCTGGGCTTCACATAAGGCTGCGTTCAGACTGGCAGCCCAATTTTTTTGGGATCATTTTCAAAGCTGATCTGTTTGATCAAAATACCAATTGgtgaaaaaaaatctgaatttggctggctgtctaaacgcagccttaGCATCTGAGtgggagttctgatctaggaacAGGTCTCCAACTGTCCATAAAATctaattcattatgatctaaaaggtgAAAccgatcctagatcaacactcgtACTGATATGAAAATGATAACTGCTCTTTTATGGCTTTGTGCTTTAGGTGATGTGTGGATAGATGTCTCTCCTAGCTATACATTCTGGGTGTTACTTATGACCATATTTATCTATGGTCATCATGacgacagacgaccatagactgCCACCTGTCACAGCCCAGTATCGTGGCTAGCACCAGTTGCTAGCACTGTTGGTTAGCGCTAGCTTTGATCAGTGGGACATTAGCAGCTGCCTGGGAGGGTGTAAAAAGGGGGGGTGCGGTGTGGTGTATGTGGGGATGGCAAAGGGGGTTTGGGGGTTGGGAGTGCAGTGTGATCACAGATGACACCTTATTCTCTGTACCAGCTGCCAGCACGGCTAGGCATGACCTGGCATGGCCTGGCTTGGCATTCCCATAAGTATTAGATGCTGGAGTGTTGATCTGTTCCAGCACAGATCTGAGCCAATGTCACCACTAGTCAATCTGAGAGCCAAACAGAAAGGGCTCAGGCCTACAGCGTTGTCTGTTTATTCACAATTAGTCACATACATTTCTATCTGACACAGCTACTGTAAggtcagcaggtagcctagtgtttaagagctttgggccagtaacctaaaggtcgctggttcgaatcctcAAGTTGtttaggtgaaaaatctgtcaatgtgaccttgagcaaggcacttaacccaaatTGCCTCTTTAAgttgctaaatgactcaaatcgAAATGATatatagagaggacatggttcTCTATTCCCATTCCCAGAAAGAGGAGAGTATTTAGGCCATGCATACTCAGACACATCTGTTAAGTTACACAGAGGTGAGATATAACAGGGACAGACGCCAGGCTGTGGTGTGATATAAAGGACTCCACCTCCAAAAACTACAAGAAAGTGGAGTCCGACACCCACCATCTCCGATTTGTTCTGAAATattttctgtagttagaaacataAGATTAGCATTCTTGAAATGTTATTTTCATTAAAGATTATTTGAACACTGAGGAactaagctaattgattgcaacCAATTTGACCATGAGCTCTAGACAATGGGCTTCAGCCCCTACTCATTTGAGTGACTGCTAGCAAGATGCAGACACTGTAGCAAGAGAGGGAACAATGATGTGGttggggaccacttttggctcgtgagcTCTACTTTTaaaactactggctaaaaagtattcAAAAGTACCGGCGAATCTGTTTAACAGTGAGTAAGACATGAGGGGTCTAAATGAATGGTCAAACCCCACACCGAGCGCACCCCAAAGGCCAGTACACAGTGTCACTTCACTCTGTTTGACAGGTATAAAGAAGCTTTGGAGTATTATTCATACAATGTAATGTATTCTCAGGCAATTTGGTGATCGTTCATTTTTTTCTGTTCTTTATATTATGTTCAGAAGTCTGGTAAAAGGATAGTTTGCCTAAGTTACAAGTGCTCCCCATTTTATAGATATAAAGTGGCCTATTTACAGTATATACCCAAGATATGTCGGGTTTATTTGCCACTGTATGGTATTGGCGTAGTTGTGGCTGAGACAATAGAAGCGGTAAGATCACTGTTAGCACACTGTTGCTAACAGAATATAGGTCCTCAtgtgggtgaactatccctttaactcatcttcctcctcttcctctgtacagaGCGGGCCATCGCGAGGCACGAGGTGCGTGAGATCGAGCAGCGGCACACACAGGATGGCCTACGGGAGCGGGAGGCCCCCTCGGTGGCTGACAGCGAGGACGTGGTGGTTATCTACAACCGCGTGCCCAAGACGGCCAGTACCTCCTTCACCAACATCGCCTACGACCTGTGTGGCAAGAACCACTACCACGTGCTGCACATCAACACCACCAAGAACAACCCGGTCATGTCCATGCAGGAccaggtgagagggtgaggtcagaGGCAAAACTCAACGGTCAATGGCACTCGTAGCTGAttagagaaaatgttgcacacagtggaggctggtgggtggaGAAATTGTAGGACAGGCTCATtgaaatggctggaatggaatgaatatAAAGATATCAAACAATGGGTTtcttccattccagccattaaaaTGAGCCAGTTTTAATGTCACACCAGCCGTCACTGATCGCACACTAATGTGGCAATGTTTGACCTCTGTGGAAGAGggcgagagacggagagacagggagagatagcgagtggggggggggggaagtgGGAGGGTGATATTGAAGAAGGGATTGCATTGGCACATATCATGTATCAATTGTCTTGTCTATCTGCTCAGGTGCGGTTTGTGAAAAACgtgacagagtggagggagatgAAGCCGGCGTTCTACCACGGTCACGTTTCTTTCCTGGACTTTACAAAGTGAGTGCCCCCTCTCCACTGCAGAACACATCTTACCAGATAGACTTTTGCTGCTGTCTCCCCCTTGTGGTCTTATATACAACATTAGGGTGCAACATTCAGAACAGATAGAATGCAACTCTCTATAGAAGGGATAGGTCTTTAAATCATGTGAAAATGAACCTGTCATGGCAGGTTGAAGCTTTACATCTGCAACACTGTCCTATTGGACAGGGCCCAGATTCACATCTGCAACACTGTCCTATTGGACAGGGCCCAGATTCACATCTGCAACACTGTCCTATTGGACAGGGCCCAGATTCGCATCTGCAACACTGTCCTATTGGACAGGGCCCAGATTCACATCTGCAACACTGTCCTATTGGACAGGGCCCAGATTCACATCTGCAACACTGTCCTATTAGACAGGGCCCAGATTCACATCTGCAACACTGTCCTATTGGACAGGGCCCAGATTCACATCTGCAACATTGTCCTATTGGACAGGGGCCAGATTCACATCTTGAAATAATGTCATTAAAGGATCTCTCTAGGTTAAATCAAATGTACTGtattcttatctctctcttttgATCCAGGTCCTATTGAACAGGGCCCAGATTCACATCTTGTCTATTCATAGATCATCTTCGATTTAATGACACATGATCTTTGTGATATGCATAACGTGCTGGTGGCGTATCGTAACGTGCTGGTGGCGCATCATAACGTGTGGCTGGCGCATCGTAACGTGCTGGTGGCGTATCGTAACGTGTGGCTGGCGCATCGTAACGTGCTGGTGGCGCATCATAACGTGCTGGTGGCGCATCGTAACGTGTGGCTGGCGCATCGTAACGTGCTGGTGGCGCATCGTAACGTGCTGGTGGCGCATCGTAACGTGTGGCTGGCGCATCGTAACGTGTGGCTGGCGCATCGTAACGTGCTGGTGGAGCATCGTAACGTGTGGCTGGCGCATCGTAACGTGCTGGTGGCGCATCGTAACGTGTGGCTGGCGCATCGTAACGTGCTGGTGGCGCATCGTAACGTGCTGGTGGCGCATCGTAACGTGTGCTGGTGGCGCATCGTAACGTGTGGCTGGCGCATCGTAACGTGTGGCTGGCGAATCGTAACGTGCTGGTGGCGCATCGTAACGTGCTGGTGGCGCATCGTAACGTGTGGCTGCCGCATCGTAACGTGTGGGTGGCGCATCGTAACGTGTGGCTGCCGCATCGTAACGTGTGGCTGCCGCATCGTAACGTGTGGCTGCCGCATCGTAACGTGTGGCTGCCGCATCGTAACGTGTGGCTGCCGCATCGTAACGTGTGGCTGGCGCATCGTAACGTGCTGGTGGCGCATCGTAACGTGTGGCTGGCGCATCGTAACGTGCTGGTGGCGCATCGTAACGTGCTGGTGGCGCATCGTAACGTGTGCTGGTGGCGCATCGTAACGTGTGGCTGGCGCATCGTAACGTGTGGCTGGCGAATCGTAACGTGCTGGTGGCGCATCGTAACGTGTGCTGGTGGCGCATCGTAACGTGTGCTGGTGGCGCATCGTAACGTGTGCTGGTGGCGCATCGTAACGTGTGGCTGCCGCATCGTAACGTGCTGGTGGCGCATCGTAACGTGCTGGTGGCGCATCGTAACGTGCTGGTGGCGCATCGTAACGTATGGCTGGCGCATCGTAACTTTGTGGCTGGCGCATCGTAACGTGCTGGTGGCGCATCGTAACGTGTGGCTGGCGCATCGTAATGTGTGGCTGGCGCATCGTAACGTGTGGCTGGCGCATCGTAACGTGCTGGTGGCGCATCGTAACGTGCTGGTGGCGCATCGTAACGTGTGGGTGGCGCATCGTAACGTGTGGCTGGCGCATCGTAACGTGTGGCTGGCGCATCGTAACGTGTGGCTGGCGCATCGTAACGTGTGGCTGGCGCATCGTAACGTGTGGCTGGCGCATCGTAACGTGTGGCTGGCGCATCGTAACGTGTGGCTGGCGCATCGTAACGTGTGGCTGGCGCATCGTAACGTGTGGCTGGCGCATCGTAACGTGTGGCTGGCGCATCGTAACGTGTGGGTGGCGCATCGTAACGTGTTGCTGGCGCATCGTAACGTGTGGGTGGCGCATCGTAACGTGTGGCTGGCGCATCGTAACGTGTGGCTGGCGCATCGTAACGTGTGGCTGGCGCATCGTAACGTGTGGCTGGCGCATCGTAACGTGTGGCTGGCGCATCGTAACGTGTGGCTGGCGCATCGTAACGTGTGGCTGGCGCATCGTAACGTGTGGCTGGCGCATCGTAACGTGTGGCTGGCGCATCGTAACGTGTGGCTGGCGCATTGTAACATGCGGGTGGCATTTCATTATACCATCTATTCTTACACTCGCTCTCTGTTTTGACACAGGTTTGGAGTAAAGAAGAAGCCCATCTACATCAATGTGATCCGCGACCCCATCGAGCGCCTGGTGTCCTACTACTACTTCCTGCGTTTTGGGGACGACTACCGGCCCGGCCTGCGGCGCCGGAAACAGGGGGATAAGAAGGTCAGTCTGCAATCCTCCTGATTATTTTGTACCAACTAGTGTATTAGTGATTAAAACTGTAAAATATTGTTAAAATTATGCCTACGCTAAAGCTACAATctgggagagagaaaaaatcccGCAAACTATTATTATATATACAATGTATTTGAACAGTAGAACAGGCTTCCATAGGCAATTCTGTCTTTGATTGTCATGGATGTGTTTCAGACCTTTGATGAGTGTGTGTCGGCGGGAGGCTCAGACTGCGCCCCGGAAAAGCTGTGGCTGCAGATCCCCTTCTTCTGTGGTCACTACTCTGAGTGCTGGTATGTACCCCTCCTTACGTTTCATCCACAACATGCATTCTTAACCTATAACCCCATTACACTCTTAATGGGCTAATATATGAACAGTAGAACACCACACATGAACCCCTTTAAAATATAACTTACATGCTATATTGCATGTCTTTCTTTTCTAGAGGCGTTTATTTGCTTTTTCTCTCTTGTGATATGTATCATTCTCTTCTCTCTAGCTCATCTGTTGAGAATGCGAGACTAGCCTATTTTGCTCGATCTAAACAACATCTGATGTACAggtgatgaaaaaaataactttatAAATGCATTTAATTGATAACATGATTGATTGACATCTCTTGTAGGAACGTGGGCAGTCACTGGGCCCTGGAGCAGGCCAAGTATAACCTGGTCAATGAGTACCTGCTGGTGGGGGTGACAGAGGAACTGGAGGACTTTGTTATGATGCTGGAGGCGGCGCTGCCACGCTTCTTCAGGGGCGCCACAGAGCTCTACAGAACAGGTACTGATCCAGAGATGCCACCATGCCTCTTGAGATGACCTTTGACATTGACTTTATTCATTACTTTGCCAACTAAGCAGAAATTGATTTCTTTGTTTTCTGTCTTTTTAAAGCTTTTTAAAGAAAGGTTATAGTGTCAGCATACTCAAATAGATTAATATGTATTTTGAGTCTTTGTAAATCGTATGTGGAATGATTACGTACCTATTTCTGAACGTGCACTTAGCTGTACCTTTACACATGAGAGGTGATTTGCTGTGCAAACAAAACAACATTTTCACTTGTTATTCCCCTGAGCAATTCTCACCTTTTTAACAGCTCTAAAAAGAAATATGCAAGTGCCTCTACATTTATTacattagatattttttttttaatataccATTTTTAACTATACAAAAATCCAAGGGCCACCTGGATTGGTAGTGATGCCATATGCCCCTTCCCCCACAGGGAAGAAATCCCATCTGAGGAAGACGAGTGAGAAGAAGCCGCCGACCAAGGAGTCCATCGCCAAGCTGCAGCAGTCGGCCATCTGGAAGATGGAGAACGAGTTCTACGAGTTTGCCCTGGAGCAGTTCCAGTTTGTCCGGGCTCACGCCGTCCGGGAGAAGGACGGGGAACTCTACCTGCTGGCCCAGAACTTCTTCTACGAGAAGATCTACCCCAAAACTAACTAACTAATGCACATGGAAGATGGACCCTTCATCTAGGCTTCATCCCGTAGTCACAtacactggacagaggagaagaggaagactaATATAATCAGTGGGTCTGTGGAACTGTCTGTTTTGGACGTTAGTCAGCAGTTTCTGAATGTCGCCCACTTAACTAACtgactcctcctcctcgtctccatAGTAGCCGACAGAACTAGGAAGTGGCCTCTTCCTGGTGCGAGATCATGCCAATAGGTCATGTTCCCACCAGAATCCCAGGTCCAGGACTCCCTTTATACTTCCAGGTGAAAGGTCACAGGAGTGGTATGCTCGACGGACACATGACAGGAGACGAGTCTACTTGGCAGCTGCCCATGTTCTCTTTCTTCTGATCACATGATTTATATTTTCCGTCCAGGGGGAGGGGTTTTATTGGCCGTGTTCTGTTTGGTTTCGTTTTTGTGGTTTATTCTACTTTACTATCATCGTCTATGGGAACATTGTTGACCCAGTTTTATACGTTAAGAGGGTGTAATTTTTTATGTTGTAACCCTCCCACTAATAACTTAAAAGTTGACTACTATGTTATCTTGGAGTTTACCTATATGAACTGCAGACATTTTTCCAAAATCTAAGTCCTGTGACCTCCATAGACTTGAGTGACGGATGCACCCTGTTCACGACTGTGGTACTACTATTCAGTGTttgatactatactatacttatTTAGTTGTTTTCTGACTCTTTCACCCGGTTGGAATATTGCTAGGAGGAATGTGAAGTATTTGCACATGATTTAATTAAACTATGGAAGAAGACAGACAACCGACCATTTAGCTGCTGTACATAATACTAATTTCAATCTGGATCAAACAGTTATTCTATATCAAGAGGACTTACTATTATTACCTTATTTCAGCTCTGGTATAACACATTTAGTTAATGAGCCATTTATAGATTTTTCTCTTGACTTTTGTTATTTTCTCTATATTGGCAAGAGACCATTTAATTTTTGTGCTTTTACTGTCATAACCCAAAGATCTCCCAAATCTGTTGTTTTACTGCTTTAAACTCATGAACTTGCTGAATTTCTTGACGTGATATTTGATGACTGAATTTAGATGTTATTTTGCTATTCCCCTTAGGATCATAACTTGCAACCCATTTTCATTCAATGTGTATGGTTATTATGTAAGACtataacctaacctaacccatgTGTGCACTGCTAACTGCTGACACTGCTAATGCCAATTTCGGTTCATCTATTGATTGCCTGCTAATACAGACACTGATCAGATCATCTCTGTGACTCAGCCCAGCAACAGTGTTGTGAATAAGTGACTTTCCCAACTAATCAGGCCCTTCCCAGACGTTGAGGCAGCAGTAGTACTAAAAGCAAAGGGATTTTGTTCACAGGGGACTATAAAAGAGAGGTCGACTCCCCGAGGTGAGTTGTAATGTTGGCATGGTAGGCAGGCAGTAAAAACCAAACATTGAGATCATGTCAGACACATTGCTTGTGTTCTCATGTCATTAAAGAGGCACTTCACCATGTGATATCAGGAGTCATTTTCTTAGTCATCTTTTCTTCTTTTTTACTACAGAGAATGCTGTTACTGTACGGTGCTAGAGGTCATGAATATTTGAGGTTCAAAAGTAGTGAAGCGTCCCTTTTTAAGGTCTGTTAAACAGAAAGTATTGTAGTTTGTTACATGGCATATTGTGTATTCCTCCCGAGACACCCCAaaacaatctctccctctctctgttgcaGATGTATCTGCTGGAATGTCAACCACACAATGTTTCTGTTATTCTGTCGTTCTCATGTTTttattgttatatatatatatcacacacacatttaaaaacaGAAATGCCCATGACTGAGTGCTTTTAATGTCATTCTTCATTAGTACATTGATCAATGAAAATGTTAAAGGCTGCTGTTCTTGCTGCATACTGTAGAGGGAGCTCATTCGCTATCGTGTCTTCACTCTGCCTGAAGTGAAGAAATCTATGGGAGACATTATCCAGtccatggtgatgtggtatgtgtGATGGAAACAGCAAATTAACACTTGGATACTGTAAGTTTAAAGAAATGAATCAGGCTAGgtgctcccccccccccccagctatTCAAAATAGCTTTAGCctcaaataataataaataatataaataatatatgccatttagctgacgcttttatccaaagcgacttacagtcatgtgtgcatacattctacgtatgggtggtcccgggaatcgaacccactaccctggcgttacaagcgccatgctctaccaactgagccacagaaggaccaaatcAAATCTTTGTTCCATAGGTTGAGGTCATGACTGCACCACTGCAACACTTGTATTGTTAGTGTAGACCAGATCCAACCCTCCCTATACCATCACTGGCAACTGCCAATAGTGTTATGAGGTATGCATGCAATTGTGTatgtacagtgctgtgaaaaaagTATGTCTTTGATATATTTGGACATATGAATAGTTAATGTTAATTTCAAACCATTGACAAATAGAGTTAACCTAATTGAACATTTTAACAGTGACAAATAACACTTTGCAATTCAAATAAACAGAAATCCAATTTTCTGTGTGTGGAATAAGTTAGTACACCCCTACATGTATCATCCCATCAAATGGTTAAAATTAGAACCCGGTGCACCAAAACAGGTGCAAATGATTAGAGCCCCATCAGAGTAACTTGGAGGGTACATAAAGATCAGAAACGTGGTCTGTGTTGGTCTAAACCATACAGGTATGTGAtagacttgcctaattaaatacataaataaataggCCAAGATCAAAAGAGCTCTCTCCTAGGCCCTCCGAAGAAAGATTGTTGATGACTAGAGTCTGGGAGGAGTTACAAAGCCTGTTCCAAGCAATTTGAAGTCAATCATTCCACAGTCCGACAGATCATCTACAAATGGAGAAAATTCCAGACCACTGGCAATCTATCCAGGACAGGCCGTCCCACCAAATTCAGCCCAAGAGCCGACCGAAAGATGCTCAAAGAAGTCTTTAAGAACCCCAGGGCAACATCAAGGGATCTACAGGCATCTTGCAACAATCAATGTCGAAGTGCATGAGTCAACTGTCAGAAAGAGACTGCACAAACTTGGCCTACATGGGAGGTCAGGAAGGAAGAAGCCTCGGCTTTCAAAAAAATGATAGAAATGGACGACTGAAGTTTACCAGACAGCACCTGGGTGAAGAACAAGTCTACTGGAACAATGTGCTCTGGACAGACAAGTCAATGGTGGAGTTGTTTGGGCGCAATGCCAGGCGTCATGTTTGGCGAAAACAAAACACTGCCTTTGAACAGAAGAACCTTATACCAACCATAAAGCATGGTGGAGGGGGCATTATGGTTTAGGGCTGCTATGCTGCTTCAGGGCCTGGCCAACTTGCCATCATTGAATCACCCATCAATTCACATTGTACCAGAGAATAATTGAGGAGAATGTGAGGCCATCTGTCAAAAGGCTGAAGCTGAACCGAAAATGTATCTTGCAATAGGACAATTGATCCAAAACACTCCAGCAAATCCTTAATTGAATGGCTCAAAAATAAGAAATGGAGGGTTATGGAATGGCCGAAtcaaagcccagatctcaatcctattgaaatGCTGTGGGGGACTAGAAGCGGTCTGTAATGCAATAAATCCCTCAAACATCACACAGTTAAAGCAATTCTGTAAGGAACAGTGACAAAAAAATCCTCCCAGTCGATGGAAGAGGCTGATAGACAGTTACAAGAAACGCCTATATGACGCTATTTCATGTTAGGGGTGTACTACTTTTTTCTGCACAAGGAAATTGCATTTCTGTTGATTTTTGTTGAATAGATGATTGCAAATATATTTGTTCAGTGTTGTTATGTTAAAGTAGGTTACCTTTATTTGTCAATAGTGTTGCAATGAAGATCAAATATCTATATGTCAAAATacgtaaaaaataaataaaataaaatgaaatcCATGGTTGAAATCCATAATCGAGACACAGGGGTTTTCAAACTAGGAAAAATAATGGCTCCAACCCAGGGCTGCTGGTGCACACTGTTGAAACCATATAATTAATAATGTTTCTATGGTCGAAGCAGCGTGCCACAAAACTCTACCCAGCCTGGCCCAGGGTTCCACTAAACTCTACCCAGCCTGGCCCAGCGTGCCACAAAACTCTACCCAGCCTGGCCCAGGGTTCCACTAAACTCTACCCAGCCTGGCCCAGGGTTCCACTAAACTCTACCCAGCCTGGCCCAGGGTTCCACTAAACTCTACCCAGCCTGGCCCAGGGTTCCACTAAACTCTACCCAGCCTGGCCCAGCGTGCCACTAAACTCTACCCAGCCTGGCCCAGGGTTCCACTAAACTCTACGCAGCCTGGCCCAAGGTTCCACTAAACTCTACCCAGCCTGGCCCAGCGTGCCACTAAACTCTACCCAGCCTGGCCCAAGGTTCCACTAAACTCTACCCAGCCTGGCCCAGGGTTCCACTAAACTCTAACCAGCCTGGCCCAAGGTTCCACTAAACTCTACCCAGCCTGGCCCAGCGTGCCACTAAACTCTACCCAGCCTGGCCCAGCGTGCCACTAAACTCTACCCAGCCTGGCCCAGGGTTCCACTAAACTCTACCCAGCCTGGCCCAGGGTTCCACTAAACTCTACCCAGCCTGGCCCAGGGTTCCACTAAACTCTACCCAGCCAGGCCCAGGTAATCTTATGCTAGTCATCAGTTACTGAACCAATCTCCCAGTAATCCCATTGTTAGGCCGCCTACAACAGATTCCGGGATTTGCCAATGTGACACAATAAAAAAGGTTGCCCTACCCTCTGTCCAAGCCACAATTAGGCCGGATGGAATTCTTGTAGAACCCCCTTTTCTTTCGTAAAAGGTTCTTTGATGGTTCTTCGTAGGGTGGAAAGGTTCTGCCTGGAACCTTTTATGGTTCTAGTTAACATCTTTATTTCTAAGAGTTACTTGTCTGTTTTTCCCATAACTGTCTCAACAGGTGTATTAATTCCACCAATTCTGTTTCACAATGGAACATTTTGCAACTGTTTGGAGTTTCTCTTGGACAAATTCAGATAAACCCCTCGTTGTCTTGTTCTGCTTGCTTcagtttaagaaatgttttgcaacagaatcagcAGAATGGAAACACCGCTGTTGAGTGCCATTATGCTTTCTCCCTTTGTGCTACTTCCCAGACTGATCTGGGGCCTGCTTCATGAGATTAAATAGTGTGCTCTCTCTTGTCATTTGTGAAATGACCAAATTGATCCAGGACCTGTAATGAAGGCTCTAGTCTACAGTGTCATCTATGAGACTGAGAGAGGTCTGATGTAACTTCAACTTTTCAATGTGCAAGTTAGTtcaggtaatttgtacatgtaggtaggggtgatgtgactatgcatagataataaacagcgagtagcagcagtttaCTAAAtaaatggagggaggggggtcaatgtaatagtccccatggccatttgatgaattgttcagcagtcttgtggcttgggggtagaagctgttaaggagccttttggtcctattCTTGGTGCTCTggcaccgcttgccatgcggtagcagagaaaacagtctatgacttggttgactggggtctctgacaattttatgggctttcctctgacaccacctagtatataggtcctggatggcaggaatcttggcctcagtgatgtactgggctgtacgcactaccctctgtagcgccttacggtcagatgcaaccggtcaggatgctctcgatggtgcagctgaagaactttttgaggatctggggacccatgccaaatcttttcagcttcCTGCGGGGgtaaatgttttgtcatgccctcttcacgactcttCGTGCCCTCTTCGTTCCCTCCTCTTGAGCTGACACATGGACTTGCTTCTTTCTGTCTTGTTGCAGCTATTTCTGTAGAAGGCCTGCCTGCTCACGGTGCCATTGGTAAGTAGTGCAGTCGGTTGACAGCTATTTTAGATTGTAACCGATTCTGCCCAGTTTCTGAAGACAATCGAGAGAGTCATTCTCTGTAActgctactactgtactactacagtGTATTAGGCTACccctatatactatactactgccacttaaaaaataaaaaataaaaaatgtttaggCATCCTATTATGATGAATGATGATGATGTCAATCAGAGGTGAAACCTCTAtgacccaattgtcatacttgattaatgtaaaatactacttgagtaaaagtctaaaagtatttggttttaaatatacttaagtttcaaaagtaaatgtaatagcTAAAatataaaagtaaaagtataaatcaactcagattccttatattaagcaaccAAGGCAGAACGAtttttgtgtattttttaaattgacaggggcacacttcaacagTCAGACATAATTTAGAAACAAAGACTTTGTGTTCAGTGagtgccaggtcagaggcagtagggatgaccagggacgttctcatgataagtgtgtgaattagacaatttccctgacctgctaagcattcaaaatataacaAGTAAttgtgggtgtcagggaaaatgtaaggagtaaaaagtacctaattttctttaggaatgtagtggagtaaaagtaaaagtagttaaaaatataaatagtaaaatacAGATACACCAAAACA is part of the Oncorhynchus keta strain PuntledgeMale-10-30-2019 chromosome 15, Oket_V2, whole genome shotgun sequence genome and encodes:
- the LOC118394474 gene encoding heparan sulfate 2-O-sulfotransferase 1, yielding MGLLRIMIPPKFQLLALLAFAVAMFFLENQIQKLEESRGKLERAIARHEVREIEQRHTQDGLREREAPSVADSEDVVVIYNRVPKTASTSFTNIAYDLCGKNHYHVLHINTTKNNPVMSMQDQVRFVKNVTEWREMKPAFYHGHVSFLDFTKFGVKKKPIYINVIRDPIERLVSYYYFLRFGDDYRPGLRRRKQGDKKTFDECVSAGGSDCAPEKLWLQIPFFCGHYSECWNVGSHWALEQAKYNLVNEYLLVGVTEELEDFVMMLEAALPRFFRGATELYRTGKKSHLRKTSEKKPPTKESIAKLQQSAIWKMENEFYEFALEQFQFVRAHAVREKDGELYLLAQNFFYEKIYPKTN